Proteins found in one Paraburkholderia flava genomic segment:
- the rpmD gene encoding 50S ribosomal protein L30 yields the protein MSEKTVKVQLVKSLIGTRETHRATVRGLGLRRLNSVSELQDTPAVRGMINKVSYLVKVIG from the coding sequence ATGTCTGAAAAAACTGTCAAGGTTCAGCTCGTCAAGAGCCTGATTGGGACCCGCGAGACGCATCGTGCAACGGTGCGTGGCTTGGGCCTGCGCCGCCTCAACTCGGTTAGCGAGTTGCAGGATACGCCGGCGGTCCGCGGCATGATCAACAAGGTCTCGTACCTCGTTAAGGTCATCGGCTAA
- the rplE gene encoding 50S ribosomal protein L5 has translation MARLQEFYKEKVVPGLTEKFGYKSVMEVPRITKITLNMGLGEAVADKKIIENAVGDLTKIAGQKPVITKARKAIAGFKIRQGYPIGAMVTLRGQAMYEFLDRFVTVALPRVRDFRGVSGRAFDGRGNYNIGVKEQIIFPEIDYDKIDALRGLNISITTTAKTDDEAKALLASFKFPFRN, from the coding sequence ATGGCACGTTTGCAAGAGTTTTATAAAGAGAAGGTTGTCCCCGGCCTGACCGAGAAGTTCGGTTACAAGTCCGTGATGGAAGTGCCGCGCATCACCAAGATCACCCTGAACATGGGCCTTGGCGAAGCCGTCGCTGACAAGAAGATCATCGAAAACGCTGTGGGCGATCTGACGAAGATCGCAGGTCAGAAGCCGGTGATCACGAAGGCGCGCAAGGCAATTGCCGGCTTCAAGATCCGTCAGGGCTATCCGATCGGTGCAATGGTCACGTTGCGTGGCCAGGCGATGTACGAATTTCTGGACCGTTTCGTGACGGTTGCGCTCCCCCGTGTGCGCGACTTCCGTGGCGTGTCGGGTCGTGCGTTCGACGGTCGCGGCAACTACAACATCGGTGTGAAAGAGCAGATCATTTTCCCCGAAATTGACTACGACAAGATCGACGCGCTGCGTGGGCTGAACATCAGCATCACGACGACCGCGAAGACTGACGACGAAGCAAAGGCACTGCTCGCCAGCTTCAAGTTCCCGTTCAGAAACTGA
- the rpsH gene encoding 30S ribosomal protein S8 yields the protein MSMSDPIADMLTRIRNAQMVEKVSVTMPSSKVKIAIAQVLKDEGYIDDFAVKSEGAKSELNIALKYYAGRPVIERLERVSKPGLRVYRGRNDIPQVMNGLGVAIVSTPKGVMTDRKARATGVGGEVICYVA from the coding sequence ATGAGCATGAGTGATCCTATCGCCGATATGCTGACTCGCATCCGCAATGCGCAGATGGTCGAGAAGGTGTCGGTGACTATGCCCTCGTCGAAAGTCAAGATTGCGATTGCGCAGGTCCTGAAGGACGAAGGCTATATCGACGATTTCGCAGTGAAGTCGGAAGGCGCGAAGTCGGAACTGAATATTGCGTTGAAGTACTACGCCGGCCGTCCGGTTATCGAGCGCCTTGAACGCGTCTCGAAGCCCGGTCTGCGCGTGTACCGTGGCCGCAACGACATTCCCCAGGTCATGAATGGCCTCGGTGTGGCGATTGTTTCGACGCCGAAGGGCGTGATGACGGACCGCAAGGCGCGCGCTACGGGCGTGGGCGGCGAAGTCATCTGCTACGTCGCTTAA
- the rplD gene encoding 50S ribosomal protein L4 produces MELKLLNANGQEGAGVSASDVVFGRDYNEALIHQVVVAYQANARSGNRAQKDREQVKHTTKKPWRQKGTGRARAGMSSSPLWRGGGRIFPNSPEENFSHKVNKKMHRAGLCSIFSQLAREGRISVVDELTLEAPKTKLLAEKFKAMGLDSVLVITDTVDENLYLASRNLAHVAVVEPRYADPLSLIYFKKVLITKAAVAQIEELLS; encoded by the coding sequence ATGGAACTGAAGCTCCTTAATGCCAATGGCCAGGAAGGTGCTGGAGTCAGCGCGTCGGACGTCGTGTTCGGCCGTGACTACAACGAAGCCCTGATTCACCAGGTCGTGGTGGCCTACCAGGCCAACGCCCGTAGCGGCAACCGCGCGCAGAAGGATCGTGAGCAGGTCAAGCACACGACCAAGAAGCCGTGGCGTCAGAAGGGTACGGGTCGTGCCCGTGCCGGTATGTCGTCGAGCCCGTTGTGGCGCGGCGGTGGCCGTATCTTCCCGAATTCGCCGGAAGAAAACTTCTCGCACAAGGTCAACAAGAAGATGCATCGCGCAGGTCTCTGCTCGATCTTCTCGCAACTGGCTCGTGAAGGCCGCATCTCGGTCGTCGATGAACTGACGCTCGAAGCGCCGAAGACCAAGCTGCTGGCCGAAAAATTCAAGGCGATGGGTCTCGATTCCGTGCTGGTGATCACCGACACGGTTGACGAAAACCTGTACCTCGCGTCGCGCAACCTCGCCCACGTGGCGGTTGTCGAGCCGCGTTACGCCGACCCGCTGTCGTTGATCTACTTCAAGAAAGTGCTGATCACGAAAGCTGCGGTCGCCCAGATCGAGGAGTTGCTGTCATGA
- the rplN gene encoding 50S ribosomal protein L14, which translates to MIQTETRLEVADNTGAREVMCIKVLGGSKRRYASIGDIIKVTVKEATPRGRVKKGEIYNAVVVRTAKGVRRQDGSLIKFDGNAAVLLNTKLEPIGTRIFGPVTRELRSERFMKIVSLAPEVL; encoded by the coding sequence ATGATCCAGACCGAAACTCGGCTTGAAGTGGCCGACAACACAGGTGCGCGTGAAGTCATGTGCATCAAGGTGCTCGGCGGCTCGAAGCGTCGTTATGCCAGCATCGGCGACATCATCAAGGTGACTGTCAAAGAGGCAACGCCGCGCGGACGCGTGAAGAAAGGCGAGATTTACAACGCCGTGGTGGTTCGCACCGCCAAGGGCGTGCGCCGTCAAGACGGCTCGCTGATCAAGTTCGATGGCAATGCCGCCGTGCTTTTGAATACCAAGCTCGAGCCTATCGGTACCCGTATTTTCGGGCCGGTCACGCGTGAGTTGCGTAGCGAACGGTTTATGAAGATCGTTTCGCTGGCGCCGGAAGTGCTGTAA
- the rplR gene encoding 50S ribosomal protein L18, which yields MDKTQSRLRRARQTRIKISELQVARLAVHRTNTHIYAQVFSPCGTKVLASASTLEAEVRAQLADKTGKGGNVAAATLIGKRIAEKAKAAGIESVAFDRSGFRYHGRVKALADAAREAGLKF from the coding sequence ATGGATAAGACTCAATCTCGCCTGCGCCGCGCTCGTCAGACGCGTATCAAGATCTCTGAGCTGCAGGTCGCGCGTCTCGCCGTGCATCGCACGAACACGCACATCTACGCACAGGTGTTCTCGCCGTGCGGCACCAAGGTGCTCGCCAGCGCGTCGACGCTCGAAGCCGAAGTGCGTGCGCAACTGGCTGACAAGACGGGCAAGGGCGGCAACGTCGCCGCTGCCACGCTGATCGGCAAGCGCATCGCAGAAAAGGCTAAGGCTGCCGGCATCGAATCCGTCGCCTTCGACCGCTCGGGTTTCCGCTACCACGGCCGCGTGAAAGCGCTGGCTGATGCGGCGCGTGAAGCCGGGCTCAAGTTCTAA
- the rplX gene encoding 50S ribosomal protein L24, with amino-acid sequence MNKIRKGDEVIVVTGKDKGKRGVVLAIGEEHVTVEGINIAKKHVKPNPMKGTTGGVEAKTMPLHISNVALVDANGKPSRVGIKVEGDKKVRFLKSTGAVLSA; translated from the coding sequence ATGAACAAGATTCGCAAGGGTGATGAAGTCATCGTTGTCACCGGCAAGGACAAGGGCAAGCGCGGCGTCGTGCTGGCTATCGGCGAAGAGCATGTAACCGTCGAGGGCATCAACATCGCCAAGAAGCATGTCAAGCCGAATCCGATGAAGGGTACGACGGGCGGCGTGGAAGCAAAGACGATGCCGTTGCATATTTCGAACGTCGCGCTGGTCGACGCGAATGGCAAGCCGTCGCGTGTCGGCATCAAGGTCGAAGGAGACAAGAAGGTTCGTTTCCTGAAGTCGACCGGTGCTGTGCTAAGCGCCTGA
- the rplO gene encoding 50S ribosomal protein L15, which translates to MELNDLKPAEGSKHAKRRVGRGIGSGLGKTAGRGHKGQKSRSGGFHKVGFEGGQMPLQRRLPKRGFTSLTKEFVGEVRLADLEKLPVDEIDLLALKQAGLVGELTRSAKIIATGELKRKIVVKGLGATKGARAAIEAAGGSFAE; encoded by the coding sequence ATGGAATTGAATGATCTGAAGCCGGCAGAAGGTTCGAAGCACGCCAAGCGTCGCGTCGGCCGCGGCATCGGCTCCGGCCTCGGCAAGACCGCAGGTCGCGGTCACAAGGGCCAGAAGTCGCGTTCGGGCGGCTTCCACAAGGTGGGCTTCGAAGGCGGTCAAATGCCGCTGCAACGTCGTCTGCCGAAGCGCGGCTTCACGTCGCTGACGAAGGAATTCGTTGGTGAAGTGCGCCTCGCCGATCTGGAAAAGCTGCCGGTCGACGAAATCGATCTGCTCGCGTTGAAGCAAGCCGGCCTCGTCGGCGAACTGACTCGCAGCGCCAAGATCATCGCGACGGGCGAGCTGAAGCGCAAGATCGTGGTGAAGGGTTTGGGTGCGACGAAGGGCGCGCGTGCTGCGATTGAAGCAGCAGGCGGTTCTTTTGCCGAGTAA
- the rpmJ gene encoding 50S ribosomal protein L36, producing the protein MKVMASVKRICRNCKIIKRKGVVRVICSSDPRHKQRQG; encoded by the coding sequence ATGAAAGTGATGGCATCGGTTAAGCGCATTTGCCGCAATTGCAAGATCATCAAGCGCAAAGGCGTTGTGCGCGTGATTTGCAGCTCTGATCCGCGCCACAAACAGCGTCAAGGCTGA
- the infA gene encoding translation initiation factor IF-1: MAKDDVIQMQGEVIENLPNATFRVKLENGHVVLGHISGKMRMHYIRILPGDKVTVELTPYDLSRARIVFRAK, from the coding sequence ATGGCCAAAGACGATGTGATCCAGATGCAGGGTGAGGTGATCGAAAACCTCCCCAACGCTACCTTTCGGGTGAAGCTGGAAAACGGCCATGTCGTATTGGGACACATATCCGGAAAGATGCGGATGCACTACATCCGTATCCTTCCCGGCGACAAGGTAACGGTTGAATTGACGCCTTACGATCTGTCGCGTGCGCGGATCGTCTTCCGGGCGAAGTGA
- the rpsN gene encoding 30S ribosomal protein S14 yields MAKLALIEREKKRARLAAKFAPKRTALKAIIDDQSKTDEERYAARLELQQLPRNSNPTRKRNRCAITGRPRGTFRKFGLARNKIREIAFRGEIPGLTKASW; encoded by the coding sequence GTGGCTAAACTGGCACTGATCGAACGTGAAAAGAAGCGCGCCCGCCTTGCCGCGAAGTTCGCCCCGAAGCGCACCGCGCTGAAGGCGATCATCGACGACCAAAGCAAGACGGACGAAGAGCGCTATGCGGCGCGTCTGGAGTTGCAGCAACTGCCGCGCAATTCGAACCCGACCCGTAAGCGCAATCGTTGCGCGATTACTGGTCGCCCGCGCGGCACGTTCCGTAAATTCGGCCTTGCGCGTAACAAGATTCGCGAAATCGCGTTCCGCGGCGAGATCCCTGGCCTGACCAAGGCGAGCTGGTAA
- the secY gene encoding preprotein translocase subunit SecY, whose protein sequence is MANSPSLAKPGRSAAKFGDLRRRAVFLLLALIVYRIGAHIPVPGIDPDQLAKLFQSQSGGILGMFNMFSGGALSRFTIFALGIMPYISASIIMQLLAIVSPQLEALKKEGQAGQRKITQYTRIFTVVLATFQAFGIAVALENQPGLVLDPGMVFRLTTVVTLVTGTMFLMWLGEQITERGLGNGISIIIFGGIAAGFPNAIGGLVSLVQTGAMGPVSAIIVVALIAAVTYLVVFIERGQRKILVNYAKRQVGNKIYGGQSSHLPLKLNMSGVIPPIFASSIILFPATILNWFSSGSRTGWFSDTLHNVAEALKPGQPVYVLLYALAIVFFCFFYTALVFNSRETADNLKKSGAFVPGIRPGDQTARYIDRILTRLTLAGAIYIVFVCLLPEFLVLRWNVPFYFGGTSLLIIVVVTMDFMAQVQSYVMSQQYESLLKKANFKGGGVPMR, encoded by the coding sequence TTGGCTAACAGCCCGAGTCTCGCAAAACCCGGTCGAAGCGCGGCGAAGTTTGGCGATCTGCGTCGGCGGGCAGTGTTTCTGCTGCTGGCACTGATCGTCTACCGGATCGGCGCGCATATTCCGGTGCCGGGTATCGACCCGGACCAACTGGCGAAGTTGTTTCAGAGCCAGTCGGGCGGCATCCTTGGCATGTTCAACATGTTTTCGGGTGGCGCACTTTCGCGGTTTACGATTTTCGCGCTGGGGATCATGCCGTACATCTCGGCGTCGATCATCATGCAGCTGCTGGCGATCGTATCGCCGCAGCTCGAGGCGCTGAAGAAAGAAGGGCAAGCGGGGCAGCGGAAGATCACGCAATACACGCGAATCTTCACTGTCGTGCTGGCGACGTTTCAGGCGTTCGGTATTGCGGTGGCGCTCGAGAATCAGCCTGGGCTGGTGCTCGATCCGGGTATGGTGTTCCGGCTGACGACGGTGGTGACCCTCGTGACGGGCACGATGTTCCTGATGTGGCTCGGCGAGCAGATCACGGAACGCGGCCTTGGTAACGGGATCTCGATCATCATCTTCGGCGGGATCGCTGCGGGCTTCCCGAATGCGATCGGCGGGCTGGTTTCGCTGGTGCAGACCGGCGCAATGGGTCCGGTGTCCGCGATTATCGTGGTCGCGCTAATTGCAGCCGTGACGTATCTGGTGGTGTTCATCGAACGCGGCCAGCGCAAGATCCTCGTGAACTATGCGAAGCGTCAGGTCGGTAACAAGATTTACGGTGGCCAGTCGTCGCATCTGCCGCTGAAGCTGAACATGTCGGGTGTGATTCCGCCGATCTTCGCGTCGTCGATCATCCTGTTCCCGGCAACGATCCTGAACTGGTTTAGTTCGGGTTCGCGTACCGGCTGGTTCTCGGACACGCTGCATAACGTGGCCGAAGCGCTGAAGCCTGGTCAACCGGTGTATGTATTGCTGTATGCGTTGGCGATCGTGTTCTTCTGCTTTTTCTACACCGCACTGGTGTTCAACAGCAGGGAAACGGCCGACAACCTGAAGAAAAGTGGTGCGTTTGTCCCGGGTATCCGTCCGGGTGATCAGACTGCCCGATATATTGACCGCATTCTCACGCGCTTGACGCTGGCGGGTGCGATCTACATCGTGTTCGTCTGTTTGTTGCCGGAATTTTTGGTGCTGCGCTGGAATGTGCCGTTTTATTTTGGTGGAACGTCGCTGCTGATCATTGTCGTCGTCACAATGGATTTCATGGCGCAGGTCCAGTCGTACGTTATGTCGCAACAGTATGAATCGCTGCTGAAGAAAGCCAATTTCAAAGGCGGCGGCGTCCCGATGCGTTGA
- the rpsQ gene encoding 30S ribosomal protein S17: MNDSVKTSLKRTLVGKVVSNKMDKTVTVLVEHRVKHPIYGKYVVRSKKYHAHDEANTYNEGDLVEIQETRPIAKTKAWTVSRLVEAARVI, encoded by the coding sequence ATGAACGATAGCGTGAAAACCTCGCTTAAGCGGACGCTGGTCGGCAAGGTCGTCAGCAACAAGATGGACAAGACGGTTACCGTGCTGGTCGAGCACCGCGTGAAGCATCCGATTTACGGCAAGTATGTCGTGCGCTCGAAGAAGTACCACGCGCATGATGAAGCGAACACCTATAACGAGGGTGACCTCGTCGAAATCCAGGAAACTCGTCCGATCGCAAAGACGAAGGCCTGGACGGTGTCGCGCCTTGTTGAAGCTGCTCGCGTGATCTAA
- the rpmC gene encoding 50S ribosomal protein L29, giving the protein MKASELHQKDQAALNKELSDLLKAQFGLRMQLATQQLTNTSQLKKVRRDIARVRTVLTEKANQK; this is encoded by the coding sequence ATGAAGGCTTCCGAACTTCACCAGAAAGACCAGGCCGCGCTCAACAAGGAGCTGTCGGACCTGTTGAAGGCGCAATTCGGCCTGCGCATGCAACTCGCGACCCAGCAGCTCACGAACACGAGCCAGCTGAAGAAGGTTCGTCGCGACATCGCACGTGTGCGGACCGTCCTGACTGAGAAGGCGAACCAGAAATGA
- the rpsS gene encoding 30S ribosomal protein S19, producing MARSVKKGPFCDAHLLKKVEAAAATRDKKPIKTWSRRSTILPDFIGLTIAVHNGRQHVPVYVSENMVGHKLGEFALTRTFKGHAADKKAKK from the coding sequence ATGGCACGTTCTGTTAAAAAAGGTCCGTTCTGCGACGCCCATTTGCTGAAGAAGGTTGAGGCGGCTGCAGCTACGCGTGACAAGAAACCGATCAAGACCTGGTCGCGTCGTTCGACGATCCTTCCCGACTTCATCGGTCTGACGATCGCCGTTCATAACGGCCGTCAACACGTTCCGGTGTACGTCTCGGAAAACATGGTCGGCCACAAGCTTGGCGAGTTTGCATTGACCCGTACGTTCAAGGGTCATGCAGCCGACAAGAAGGCCAAGAAATAA
- the rpsC gene encoding 30S ribosomal protein S3 — protein MGQKIHPTGFRLAVSRNWASRWYANNSNFAAMLQEDIGVREYLKKKLKNASVGRVVIERPAKNARITIYSSRPGVVIGKKGEDIELLKSELQRRMGVPVHVNIEEIRKPETDAQLIADSITQQLERRIMFRRAMKRAMQNAMRLGAQGIKIMSAGRLNGIEIARTEWYREGRVPLHTLRADIDYATSEAKTTYGIIGVKVWVYKGDTLGRNDAPVVEEVAEEKRPRRNARPGGDRRPRRDGEGGAPAGARRGAPRRTGGAGGAGGDGKTGE, from the coding sequence ATGGGACAGAAAATTCATCCGACTGGCTTCCGTTTGGCCGTCAGCCGCAATTGGGCTTCGCGTTGGTACGCCAACAACAGCAATTTCGCGGCGATGTTGCAGGAAGACATCGGTGTTCGTGAATACCTGAAGAAGAAGCTGAAGAACGCTTCGGTGGGCCGTGTGGTGATCGAGCGTCCGGCAAAGAACGCGCGTATCACGATTTACAGCTCGCGTCCGGGTGTTGTCATCGGCAAGAAGGGCGAGGATATCGAACTGCTGAAGTCGGAACTGCAACGCCGCATGGGCGTGCCGGTCCACGTCAACATCGAAGAAATCCGTAAGCCGGAAACCGATGCGCAACTGATCGCCGATTCGATCACGCAACAGCTCGAGCGCCGGATCATGTTCCGTCGCGCGATGAAGCGCGCGATGCAAAACGCGATGCGTCTGGGTGCTCAAGGCATCAAGATCATGAGCGCCGGTCGCCTGAACGGCATCGAAATCGCCCGTACCGAGTGGTATCGCGAAGGTCGCGTGCCGCTTCATACGCTGCGCGCGGACATCGACTACGCGACCTCGGAAGCGAAGACGACGTACGGCATCATCGGCGTCAAGGTGTGGGTCTACAAGGGCGACACGCTCGGCCGCAATGACGCGCCGGTGGTGGAAGAAGTTGCCGAAGAAAAGCGCCCCCGCCGCAACGCACGTCCGGGTGGCGATCGCCGTCCGCGTCGCGATGGTGAAGGTGGTGCTCCGGCAGGTGCACGCCGTGGCGCACCGCGTCGTACGGGTGGTGCTGGCGGCGCCGGCGGCGACGGCAAGACTGGAGAATAA
- the rplV gene encoding 50S ribosomal protein L22 → MMEVKAIHRGARISAQKTRLVADQIRGLPVDKALNVLTFSPKKAAGIVKKVVLSAIANAEHNEGADIDELKITSIYIDKAASLKRFTARAKGRGNRIEKQSCHITVTVGN, encoded by the coding sequence ATGATGGAAGTGAAAGCAATTCATCGCGGTGCCCGCATCTCGGCGCAGAAAACGCGCCTTGTGGCTGACCAGATCCGCGGTTTGCCGGTCGACAAGGCGCTGAACGTTCTGACGTTCTCGCCGAAGAAAGCGGCTGGCATCGTGAAAAAGGTCGTGCTGTCGGCGATCGCGAATGCGGAGCACAACGAAGGCGCTGATATCGATGAGCTCAAGATCACGAGCATCTACATCGATAAGGCTGCGTCGCTCAAGCGGTTCACCGCGCGCGCTAAAGGCCGCGGCAACCGCATCGAGAAGCAATCCTGTCACATCACTGTGACGGTCGGGAATTAA
- the rplP gene encoding 50S ribosomal protein L16, producing the protein MLQPKRRKYRKEQKGRNTGVATRGNAVSFGEYGLKSIGRGRLTARQIEAARRAMTRHIKRGGRIWIRIFPDKPISHKPAEVRMGNGKGNPEYYVAEIQPGKMLYEMDGVTEELAREAFRLAAAKLPLKTTFIVRQLGA; encoded by the coding sequence ATGCTGCAACCGAAACGCAGGAAGTATCGCAAAGAGCAGAAGGGTCGTAACACCGGTGTGGCTACTCGCGGCAACGCGGTGTCGTTCGGTGAGTACGGTCTGAAGTCTATCGGTCGCGGCCGCCTGACGGCTCGTCAGATTGAAGCGGCGCGTCGTGCCATGACGCGTCACATCAAGCGCGGCGGCCGGATCTGGATCCGCATTTTCCCGGACAAGCCGATTTCGCATAAGCCGGCGGAAGTACGTATGGGTAACGGTAAGGGTAACCCGGAGTACTACGTCGCTGAAATCCAGCCGGGCAAGATGCTGTACGAAATGGACGGCGTAACCGAAGAACTGGCACGCGAAGCGTTCCGTCTGGCTGCAGCGAAGCTGCCGCTCAAGACGACGTTTATCGTTCGTCAGCTCGGCGCCTAA
- the rplW gene encoding 50S ribosomal protein L23: protein MSEIRKNDHRLMQVLLAPVISEKATLVADKHEQVVFEVAPDATKQEVKAAVELLFKVEVNSVNVLVQKGKAKRFGRFMGKRKDVKKAYVCLKPGQEINFEAEAK from the coding sequence ATGAGCGAGATTCGCAAGAACGATCATCGTTTGATGCAGGTCCTGCTCGCGCCGGTGATCTCCGAAAAGGCGACGCTGGTAGCCGACAAGCACGAGCAGGTCGTGTTCGAAGTCGCACCGGATGCGACGAAGCAGGAAGTTAAGGCTGCTGTCGAGCTGCTGTTCAAGGTGGAAGTCAATTCCGTCAACGTGCTGGTCCAGAAGGGCAAAGCCAAGCGCTTTGGCCGTTTCATGGGCAAGCGCAAGGACGTGAAGAAAGCGTATGTCTGCCTGAAGCCCGGCCAGGAAATCAACTTTGAAGCGGAGGCCAAGTAA
- the rplF gene encoding 50S ribosomal protein L6, with the protein MSRVGKSPITLQGAEVALSGDRITVKGPLGTISQAANQLVKVMNDNGVIKFEPVDESREANAMSGTMRALVANMVLGVTKGFERKLTLVGVGYRAQAQGDKLNLSLGFSHPVVHQMPEGIKAETPSQTEIVIKGIDKQKVGQVAAEVRGYRPPEPYKGKGVRYADEVVILKETKKK; encoded by the coding sequence ATGTCTCGAGTAGGTAAAAGCCCAATCACGCTGCAAGGCGCGGAAGTGGCATTGAGCGGCGATCGCATCACCGTCAAGGGGCCGCTGGGTACGATTTCGCAGGCTGCGAATCAGCTCGTGAAGGTGATGAACGACAACGGCGTCATCAAGTTCGAGCCGGTCGACGAAAGCCGCGAAGCAAATGCGATGTCGGGCACGATGCGCGCGTTGGTCGCGAACATGGTGCTGGGCGTCACGAAGGGTTTCGAGCGCAAGCTGACGCTGGTTGGCGTCGGTTATCGCGCACAGGCACAAGGCGACAAGCTGAATCTGTCGCTGGGTTTCTCGCACCCTGTGGTGCACCAGATGCCGGAAGGCATTAAGGCTGAAACCCCGTCGCAGACCGAAATCGTGATCAAGGGAATCGACAAGCAGAAGGTCGGCCAGGTAGCTGCGGAAGTGCGCGGTTACCGCCCGCCCGAGCCCTATAAGGGCAAGGGTGTGCGTTACGCCGACGAAGTCGTGATCCTTAAAGAAACGAAGAAGAAGTAA
- the rplB gene encoding 50S ribosomal protein L2, whose amino-acid sequence MAIVKVKPTSPGRRAMVKVVNKDLHKGKPFAPLLDSQSVTAGRNNNGHITTRHKGGGHKQQYRIVDFKRTKDGIPAKVERLEYDPNRSANIALVLYADGERRYIIASKGMTVGQQLLSGSEAPIKAGNTLPIRNIPVGTTIHCIEMLPGKGAQIARSAGTSAMLLAREGTYAQVRLRSGEIRRVHVECRATIGEVGNEEHSLRQIGKAGANRWRGIRPTVRGVAMNPVDHPHGGGEGKTAAGRHPVSPWGTPTKGYRTRSNKRTTTMIVQRRHKR is encoded by the coding sequence ATGGCAATCGTTAAAGTTAAGCCGACTTCGCCGGGCCGCCGCGCGATGGTCAAGGTGGTCAACAAGGATCTGCATAAGGGCAAGCCGTTCGCACCGCTGCTCGATTCGCAGAGCGTGACTGCCGGCCGTAACAACAACGGCCACATCACCACGCGTCATAAGGGCGGTGGCCATAAGCAACAGTATCGTATCGTCGACTTCAAGCGTACGAAGGACGGCATTCCGGCTAAGGTCGAGCGTCTCGAATACGATCCGAACCGTAGCGCGAACATCGCGCTGGTTCTGTACGCAGATGGCGAGCGTCGCTACATCATCGCGTCGAAGGGTATGACGGTCGGTCAGCAACTGCTGTCCGGTTCGGAAGCGCCGATCAAGGCAGGCAACACGCTGCCGATCCGCAACATCCCCGTCGGTACGACGATTCACTGCATCGAAATGCTGCCGGGCAAGGGCGCGCAAATCGCACGTTCGGCTGGTACGTCGGCAATGCTGCTGGCTCGCGAAGGCACGTACGCGCAGGTTCGTCTGCGCTCCGGCGAAATCCGCCGCGTGCACGTCGAGTGCCGCGCAACGATCGGTGAAGTGGGCAACGAAGAACATAGCCTCCGTCAAATCGGTAAGGCCGGCGCGAACCGCTGGCGCGGTATCCGTCCGACGGTGCGTGGCGTTGCGATGAACCCGGTCGATCACCCGCATGGTGGCGGTGAAGGCAAGACGGCAGCAGGTCGCCATCCGGTGAGCCCGTGGGGCACGCCGACGAAGGGCTACCGCACTCGCAGCAACAAGCGCACGACGACGATGATCGTCCAGCGCCGTCACAAGCGCTAA
- the rpsE gene encoding 30S ribosomal protein S5 — MAKMQAKVQADERDDGLREKMISVNRVTKVVKGGRILGFAALTVVGDGDGRVGMGKGKAKEVPVAVQKAMEQARRNMFKVPLKNGTLQHEVHGKHGASTVLLAPAKDGTGVIAGGPMRAVFDVMGVQNVVAKSHGSTNPYNLVRATLDGLRKQSTPGDIAAKRGKSVEEILG, encoded by the coding sequence ATGGCAAAGATGCAAGCGAAAGTTCAGGCTGACGAACGCGACGACGGCCTTCGTGAAAAGATGATCTCGGTCAATCGCGTGACCAAGGTCGTGAAGGGTGGCCGTATTCTCGGCTTCGCCGCACTGACCGTGGTTGGCGATGGCGATGGCCGTGTCGGTATGGGCAAGGGCAAGGCGAAGGAAGTGCCGGTTGCTGTCCAGAAGGCAATGGAACAGGCTCGCCGCAACATGTTCAAGGTGCCGCTCAAGAACGGTACGCTGCAACACGAAGTGCACGGTAAGCATGGCGCATCGACGGTCCTCCTCGCTCCGGCGAAGGACGGTACCGGTGTGATCGCCGGCGGCCCGATGCGCGCAGTGTTCGACGTGATGGGCGTGCAGAACGTTGTGGCGAAGAGCCACGGTTCGACGAATCCGTACAACCTCGTTCGTGCAACGCTCGACGGTCTGCGCAAGCAGTCCACGCCGGGTGACATCGCGGCGAAGCGTGGTAAGTCCGTCGAAGAAATTCTGGGCTAA